A single window of Lynx canadensis isolate LIC74 chromosome C2, mLynCan4.pri.v2, whole genome shotgun sequence DNA harbors:
- the KCNMB3 gene encoding LOW QUALITY PROTEIN: calcium-activated potassium channel subunit beta-3 (The sequence of the model RefSeq protein was modified relative to this genomic sequence to represent the inferred CDS: deleted 1 base in 1 codon), whose amino-acid sequence MFPFLYGLIEISPSYFLQRTAFSASGRNRNIDHNDGDLPDVHKKLPSSAGEDRALLLGFAMMGFSVLMFFLLGITILKPFMLSIQREESNCTTIHTHITDDWMDCAFPCGVGCRGRGEYPCLQVFVNVTHSGQKALLHYNEEAVQINSKRDVTDCKVKEKQTLTVSDEHKQ is encoded by the exons atgtttccatttctctatgGGCTTATTGAAATATCTCCTTCCTACTTCCTCCAAAGGACAGCCTTTTCTGCCTCaggcagaaatagaaatatagacCACAATGATGGAGACTTACCAGATGTGCACAAGAAGCTGCCATCCAGTGCTGGAGAGGACCGAGCCTTGCTGCTGGGCTTTGCAATGATGGGCTTCTCAGTCCTCATGTTCTTCTTGCTTGGAATTACCATCCTAAAGCCTTTCATGCTCAG CATTCAGAGAGAAGAGTCGAACTGTACTACCATCCACACTCATATCACGGACGACTGGATGGACTGCGCTTTCCCCTGTGGTGTAGGCTGCCGAGGCCGGGGCGAGTACCCATGTCTTCAGGTGTTTGTGAACGTCACCCATTCAGGTCAGAAAGCTCTCCTACATTATAATGAAGAGGCTGTCCAGATAAATTCCAAG cgTGATGTTACAGACTGCAAAGtt aaagaaaagcagacatTGACAGTTTCTGATGAGCACAAACAGTAA